From the Nonlabens marinus S1-08 genome, one window contains:
- a CDS encoding SDR family oxidoreductase: protein MVKDLEGTYGLILGGSSGLGYASAVKCANHGMKLIVIYRSGRAQQDVVNQRFEILKNSSNHLFINADATNELKIPGLIEELKNYLNGQRLFLLLHSISKGNLKPMKGESALNTGDFTQTIQSMGISLYAWAQALRSAGLLANPSRVISFTSEGNQKPMPGYAAVSAAKATLEAITRNMALEFAVEGITTNCIQAGVTDTESLQRIPMYEELKKNSLQRNPFNRLTQPEDVANTVYLLCRPEAAFINGSVIKVDGGESLT, encoded by the coding sequence ATGGTAAAAGATCTAGAAGGAACCTACGGTTTAATATTAGGGGGCAGTAGTGGTCTAGGCTATGCTAGCGCAGTTAAATGTGCCAACCACGGCATGAAGTTGATCGTTATCTATCGTTCAGGTAGAGCACAACAAGATGTTGTAAATCAAAGATTTGAAATTTTAAAAAACTCCTCCAATCACCTCTTTATAAATGCAGATGCAACAAACGAGCTAAAGATCCCTGGTTTAATTGAAGAGCTTAAAAACTATCTGAATGGTCAGCGTTTATTTTTACTGCTTCACAGTATTTCTAAGGGAAATTTGAAACCCATGAAGGGAGAGAGTGCATTGAACACTGGTGACTTCACGCAAACAATTCAATCCATGGGGATCAGTTTATACGCCTGGGCTCAAGCCTTGCGATCTGCCGGTCTTTTAGCAAATCCATCTCGTGTGATCAGCTTTACCAGCGAGGGCAACCAGAAACCTATGCCCGGGTACGCTGCTGTGAGTGCCGCTAAAGCAACTCTAGAGGCGATTACCAGGAATATGGCGCTAGAATTTGCAGTAGAAGGGATTACAACCAACTGTATTCAAGCTGGGGTGACTGATACAGAGAGCTTGCAGCGCATTCCCATGTATGAAGAACTCAAAAAAAACAGCCTGCAACGCAACCCGTTCAACAGATTGACTCAGCCAGAAGATGTAGCAAATACCGTTTACCTATTGTGCCGTCCTGAGGCTGCTTTCATCAATGGCAGCGTTATTAAAGTCGATGGAGGGGAATCCCTAACTTAG
- a CDS encoding acyl carrier protein: MTHTEIQERLFKIVKVYLPQDVDATAIKPESHLMNDLNINSAHLVDVALDVEDAFDIVLNEKDMEEMQTVSDAVRIVQAKTS, translated from the coding sequence ATGACCCATACAGAAATTCAAGAGCGACTTTTCAAAATTGTAAAAGTGTATTTACCACAAGATGTAGATGCAACTGCCATCAAGCCTGAAAGTCATTTAATGAACGATTTGAATATAAACAGTGCGCACCTGGTAGATGTGGCACTAGATGTTGAAGATGCTTTTGACATCGTATTGAATGAAAAAGATATGGAAGAAATGCAAACCGTCTCTGATGCAGTTCGCATTGTTCAAGCAAAAACAAGCTAA
- a CDS encoding phosphoenolpyruvate carboxylase, whose product MARLPKLQRFENEVASKYQIFNGIFMTLPFDNISNTGGLLPLFHEICKEGFKRQKNPTEIVDYFYERYMRDTSQEEREQLLFRFIQYIERQVVLFDAIEDAAFATVQNLDGRGTLRSIKEEAQALKKESELAAYLQELKIKPVLTAHPTQFYPGSVLGIINDLSTAVNRNDVREVKLLLSQLGKTPFFKKEKPTPFDEATSLVWYLENIFYYAMGNIYDYVTSNLPVTRDFQNAMIEVGFWPGGDRDGNPFVTTQITLDVAQKLRSTIFKNYYRDLRKLGRRLTFKGVEQPLKQLEIKCYQAITETGTLNFTAQDLQEELQGIKRTVIDKHNSLFVEEINSLINKIHLFGIHFSSLDIRQDSSIHDQVFDKLFAFAKANFPENYSQLSEEEQLKALATVRADIQESDVEDEYTKRTIGSIRAIKTIQERNGERACHRYIISNTQNILHIMEAYAMLKLCGLHQPAVDVVPLFETVPDLIHAPNVMRKLYSNKEYRDHLSRRDQQQHIMLGFSDGTKDGGYLMANWSIYKAKEALTSVSREFGIDVVFFDGRGGPPARGGGQTHQFYASMGSKIESKQIQLTVQGQTISSKFGTLDSCQYNLEQLLSSGVSNAIYDNAANDFSDQESKTMDALAQYSYDAYTAFKEHPKFLPYLENMSTLKYYAMTNIGSRPSKRGSSSELQFKDLRAIPFVGSWSQLKQNVPGFYGVGTALQKMEEDGKWNEVQELYKHSKFFRTLLDNSMMSLTKSFFGLTAYMQTDATYGEFWKMIHAEYERSKSLMLKLSGMKELMENEPAGKASILAREDIVLPLLTIQQYALKSIQEMPADDSKQRKVYERLVTRSLYGNINASRNSA is encoded by the coding sequence ATGGCACGATTACCTAAACTACAGCGATTTGAAAACGAGGTAGCCTCAAAATACCAGATATTTAATGGTATTTTCATGACGCTTCCTTTTGATAATATTTCTAATACAGGCGGACTGTTGCCGTTGTTTCATGAGATCTGCAAAGAAGGTTTCAAACGACAAAAAAACCCAACAGAGATTGTAGATTATTTCTACGAACGCTATATGCGGGATACCAGTCAAGAAGAACGGGAGCAATTATTGTTTCGATTTATTCAATATATTGAACGTCAAGTTGTTTTATTTGATGCCATAGAAGACGCTGCATTTGCTACGGTCCAGAATTTAGACGGTCGTGGGACACTGCGCAGTATTAAGGAGGAAGCTCAAGCCTTGAAAAAGGAATCTGAACTTGCTGCATACTTACAAGAGTTGAAGATAAAGCCAGTACTAACAGCACACCCCACGCAGTTTTATCCAGGATCTGTATTAGGAATCATCAATGATTTAAGCACCGCCGTGAATCGAAATGATGTGCGAGAAGTAAAACTCTTGTTATCACAATTAGGGAAAACACCGTTTTTCAAGAAAGAAAAACCCACTCCTTTTGATGAGGCCACCAGTCTCGTTTGGTATCTAGAAAACATTTTCTACTACGCCATGGGGAACATTTACGATTATGTCACCTCAAACTTACCAGTAACTCGGGATTTTCAAAATGCCATGATAGAGGTGGGATTCTGGCCAGGCGGAGATCGCGATGGAAATCCCTTTGTGACCACTCAAATCACGCTGGACGTCGCTCAGAAATTGCGCAGTACGATTTTTAAAAATTACTACCGTGATTTGCGTAAGCTAGGACGTAGATTAACCTTTAAGGGGGTAGAGCAACCACTTAAGCAACTGGAAATCAAATGTTACCAAGCCATTACTGAAACAGGTACATTGAATTTCACCGCACAAGACCTTCAAGAGGAATTGCAAGGAATTAAGAGAACCGTGATTGATAAGCACAACAGCTTATTTGTAGAAGAAATTAATTCGCTAATCAATAAAATCCATCTCTTTGGGATTCATTTTTCCAGTCTTGACATACGTCAGGACAGTAGTATACATGATCAAGTATTTGATAAGTTGTTCGCTTTCGCGAAAGCGAACTTCCCAGAAAATTACTCTCAATTATCAGAGGAAGAACAGCTGAAAGCACTCGCGACTGTAAGAGCTGACATTCAAGAGTCCGATGTGGAAGATGAGTACACCAAGCGAACTATTGGTAGCATACGTGCCATCAAAACAATCCAAGAACGCAATGGAGAACGAGCTTGTCACCGCTATATAATATCTAACACACAAAATATATTGCATATTATGGAAGCATATGCGATGCTAAAATTGTGTGGATTACACCAGCCTGCTGTAGATGTCGTTCCCTTGTTTGAAACGGTCCCAGATTTGATTCATGCGCCTAATGTGATGCGCAAGCTGTATTCCAACAAAGAATATCGAGATCATTTATCCAGAAGAGATCAACAGCAACACATCATGCTAGGTTTCAGCGATGGAACTAAGGATGGAGGGTATTTAATGGCCAATTGGAGTATTTATAAAGCTAAAGAAGCGCTGACAAGCGTGAGTCGGGAATTTGGCATAGATGTGGTATTTTTTGATGGTCGTGGTGGACCTCCAGCTCGTGGTGGTGGACAAACGCATCAGTTTTATGCATCCATGGGATCTAAAATTGAATCCAAACAAATACAATTAACCGTTCAAGGTCAGACGATTAGTTCCAAGTTCGGCACCTTAGACAGTTGTCAATACAATCTGGAACAATTACTCAGTAGTGGAGTATCCAATGCTATTTATGACAATGCCGCTAATGATTTTTCTGATCAGGAATCCAAGACCATGGATGCATTAGCTCAATACAGCTATGACGCCTATACCGCATTTAAGGAGCATCCTAAATTCCTGCCCTATCTAGAAAACATGAGTACGCTCAAATACTATGCGATGACAAATATAGGTAGTAGACCCAGCAAGCGTGGGAGCAGCAGCGAACTCCAATTCAAAGACCTGAGAGCCATTCCTTTTGTAGGTTCTTGGAGTCAGTTAAAGCAAAATGTTCCAGGATTTTATGGGGTAGGTACTGCATTGCAAAAAATGGAGGAAGATGGAAAATGGAATGAAGTTCAAGAGTTGTACAAACACTCTAAGTTTTTCCGTACACTTCTGGATAATAGCATGATGAGTTTAACTAAGTCATTCTTTGGTTTAACTGCTTATATGCAGACAGATGCTACTTATGGCGAATTTTGGAAAATGATTCATGCGGAATATGAGCGTTCTAAATCATTAATGTTGAAGCTTTCTGGAATGAAAGAACTGATGGAAAATGAACCCGCTGGGAAAGCGAGTATTTTAGCCAGGGAAGATATTGTATTACCGTTGCTTACCATCCAGCAATATGCTTTAAAAAGTATTCAAGAAATGCCTGCGGATGATTCTAAACAGCGTAAAGTTTACGAAAGACTGGTCACTCGATCCCTGTATGGAAATATCAACGCCAGTAGAAACTCGGCTTAA
- a CDS encoding 3-hydroxyacyl-ACP dehydratase FabZ family protein translates to MLLSQLEKIVANLPYGEGFKFVDQLLELNEDQVIGIYRFRESEYFYKHHFIHQPVTPGVILQECMAQIGLACLGSYLMRDSKEQLQFVFTEAHVNFLEKVVPGTTVIVSAKKEYFRFDKLKVVVQMLDENETKVAEGWLCGMILTAPKQKSDS, encoded by the coding sequence ATGTTACTATCTCAACTAGAAAAAATAGTCGCAAATCTTCCCTACGGCGAGGGTTTTAAGTTTGTGGATCAATTATTAGAATTAAATGAGGATCAGGTAATTGGGATATATCGCTTTCGCGAAAGCGAATACTTTTACAAGCATCATTTTATCCATCAACCTGTAACTCCTGGAGTAATTTTGCAAGAATGTATGGCTCAAATTGGCTTAGCTTGCTTGGGCTCTTATCTAATGCGAGACTCGAAAGAACAACTACAATTTGTTTTTACTGAAGCTCATGTCAATTTTTTAGAAAAAGTAGTACCAGGAACTACCGTCATTGTTAGTGCTAAAAAGGAATATTTCCGATTCGATAAACTGAAAGTGGTCGTTCAAATGCTAGATGAAAATGAAACTAAAGTAGCCGAAGGCTGGTTGTGCGGAATGATTCTTACCGCTCCAAAACAAAAATCTGACTCATGA
- a CDS encoding beta-ketoacyl-[acyl-carrier-protein] synthase family protein, giving the protein MKSTSSNRVVVTGLGVVAPNATNVTRFLEALQNGTSGIRFDQQLADLNFGCQVAGTPPVTQELIDEYLTPLQQRGFKATGMLYGIIAGKQAFADAGLEIAPKEHALEDFGIIFGTGQSGGEKFREAIHLIDEGKVRRLGSTSVIQTMSSGISAWLAGELGAGNRVTSNSSACSTGTEALLMGYELIQSGKAKQMLVGSTSDSGPYIWGGFDAMRILPTGYNENPQAASRPFSDDASGFVPGSGAGALIIESLESARERGASIYCEIIGGAINAGGHRGDGSMTAPNGEAVKKVIRMAMKDAEIESNQVDAINGHITATGKDAYEVRNWSQALERSGDNFPYMNSFKSSIGHCLAAAGSVELVGSVLQLQQQQVFKNNNIHQLHSDITKILSDDRIPTETISIDLNVLLKASFGFGDVNACVVLKRFNE; this is encoded by the coding sequence ATGAAATCAACGAGTTCTAATAGGGTAGTGGTAACTGGACTGGGAGTTGTAGCACCTAATGCCACAAATGTTACTCGGTTTTTAGAAGCTTTACAAAATGGAACTAGCGGCATAAGGTTCGATCAGCAGCTCGCCGATTTAAACTTTGGGTGCCAAGTGGCTGGAACACCGCCCGTGACTCAAGAACTGATCGATGAATACCTAACGCCGCTCCAGCAACGTGGATTTAAGGCAACAGGTATGTTATATGGCATCATTGCTGGCAAACAAGCCTTTGCTGATGCTGGATTAGAAATAGCTCCTAAAGAACACGCATTGGAAGATTTCGGGATCATCTTCGGTACAGGTCAAAGTGGTGGTGAGAAATTTAGAGAAGCCATTCATTTAATTGATGAAGGCAAAGTGCGGCGACTGGGAAGTACCAGTGTGATCCAGACTATGAGTAGCGGTATCAGCGCATGGCTGGCAGGTGAGTTGGGTGCAGGTAATCGTGTCACAAGTAACTCTAGTGCTTGCTCTACTGGAACAGAGGCGCTGCTTATGGGCTACGAACTGATCCAATCTGGAAAGGCAAAACAAATGCTGGTAGGATCTACTAGCGACTCTGGACCTTATATCTGGGGTGGTTTTGATGCCATGCGTATTTTGCCTACTGGCTATAATGAAAACCCGCAAGCCGCAAGCAGGCCATTTTCTGATGATGCGTCAGGTTTTGTACCAGGTTCTGGTGCTGGAGCTTTGATTATAGAAAGTTTAGAGTCGGCAAGAGAGCGTGGAGCCTCCATTTATTGTGAGATTATAGGCGGTGCTATAAATGCAGGTGGGCATCGTGGAGACGGTAGCATGACAGCGCCTAATGGTGAGGCTGTTAAGAAAGTCATTCGTATGGCTATGAAAGATGCTGAAATTGAGTCAAATCAGGTAGATGCGATCAACGGGCACATTACCGCCACAGGAAAGGATGCTTATGAGGTCAGAAACTGGTCACAAGCACTGGAGCGATCAGGAGATAATTTTCCTTATATGAATAGTTTTAAATCTTCAATCGGCCATTGTCTCGCTGCAGCTGGTAGTGTGGAATTAGTAGGCAGTGTTTTGCAACTACAGCAACAACAAGTATTTAAAAACAATAACATCCACCAATTACATAGTGATATTACAAAGATTCTAAGCGATGACCGAATCCCGACCGAAACTATTTCTATAGACTTAAATGTCTTGCTGAAAGCGAGCTTTGGCTTTGGTGATGTGAACGCATGCGTGGTATTGAAAAGATTTAATGAATGA